A genome region from Microplitis demolitor isolate Queensland-Clemson2020A chromosome 1, iyMicDemo2.1a, whole genome shotgun sequence includes the following:
- the LOC103577324 gene encoding dmX-like protein 2 isoform X1: MNRHQILSGACNAGDRCYAVGSVEGISFTAYAAGCNIVILASNFERVQIIPGAIHNYIRISCLDCSTDTGKIAAAYENQICIFEPTPLIHSTCSHQLEYRWVQTGTLLTDSNITSLSWNLEGTRLLTGGELLQLWHQNIQPFQEEQTKAKTQTEETTTKEAEQNVTGNSSQDPDGVTFSIGGEAESPGPGDSAAANDPGSWSCVWKCRTATPVHLMSFSPDGTLFATTGRDDKLVKIWFENKNLFPMRSMDQLSYCQSLLHDSYSFVYIAHPRAVTHLSWRKTSKYMPKGSVSNMLVTSCRDNICRVWAETIPPEIEGLANMSQFEGSDRHGHHGKHRHHSMHKHRFMQRLKHMKTCFHIRRHAKQQQHQAGHSAPTLPTLPSTYSVHDFHNNYQGFGHYPGMHFHLAASINAETDIPLVPSLITGDPDREPNFILHWLNNKEMYFTMQAEGILQELTRKVVEKEEGLRNHEADHAEHDSEDEHTPSNILSCYGLAHSLEKGPKHQSNKSGVGGRTTSQDEHSSDEHHTAHTGSSHHSLPYSGHSHQSLSNTTSINSIATDATSTINHTPDSLDTKIETLLRDWHHNPDLLFSIHPIDGSFLIWHIEWLDEYHPGSFRQAQISFSTRIPNAFPLGDASTMSHNVSMYSHNTGGPLLSIREVAKSVSKPADHPEVATPLPSLIEQDEDQSTLTSKAGQELLQNVQTFVTSKDNANAGEDATAEAAKQGQDAVNDMLRHPSPMVSMVSKHSNGTLNLWQLTFGDKTKFSQVLSIGHACRASGHRFRVNDITCHPVLPLLVTTSHHNIPEFNPPNPDDAESETIGNHNNQSHSNDLLSATGFCSELILWRVDPVGPLSKSGGVSELARINSLEISAFSNVAWIPTLLPSTTLGNLSNSASACFVASDGQCLRVYQAVIDARTLLAEVSISERKSRMMDSMASLSTDISSDDGVRHSIHDRIKIVSQQSTARPGCIIQLDAISDATHDWQNTQFLHVFQEQLITGERNDEKQPGVDTSANDLGLMESTLDAMVDLQQSAIFEEPFYIVVLERTTKGSTVHMWRLVIASQPETNGLTGSMMYVPDSHLVQDEDEEGTPGRHSEGRRSRRQSQTTGGRSRRSSQADYDSSFAHHHHHHHNSHVLITTTKVCTQELPLPDGVEVVHASPAAGHLSSSSIYPACFAPYIIVTACNDSTVRFWKCKVTKNQDDQLSYEWCEWEMFRKDQESAIDISGTPLNVSAAYSGRIACAYKYGKSFTRPTKADPDSRYVNLCVAIYECESTGGSEWILEDTIHLKNIHLPRIQVDQHLDLSYLYDSRFLQKKQRLNQVLQTLSHEDIRSPRNGDSEAKTTAGLLAVPSFSTLQSLRKSIIENGNTCPLTQKHLVQLDWVSKEDGSHILTVGVGSKIMLFTPVCSDLAQANMKAMKESKNNNRPILRKTSSLAQPQFVDEIRWMKLRKIRLTTADGLPPLPMQISWVRDGILVVGMDSEMHVYSQWKPNPKNECLHSTLQHQESDEFQASRNLRDEDLRTLAQETSQRRLANVSSIPHLSRVSSINLTMLDIKRKRGLQSDTVTFDYMPDYGLFEASRIACPVLPQYHPKQLMELLHCGKIRWVKAILAHLVKCIATTCGAKQDDENYSKQRSGWTRTRTMSVNYTGTSSPLEQRGSTTQIPEEFLLDYAEIVFITPLPLWRLLKADKESSATQTQDEDKQDYNELFDGHIDEEESLDAMLEESYDSSRQMDRRSSIPEKQSGAHFGPREGRQLSQMLTHSHLPGLSSLDQMHLLALADTVSTCDVDFAERFAIDAAKTAIAKENLTGIPDSESVSTNSLDDCGLRFLLAMKHYNYLIRCLPLSQRAQFQKQGVSTNNLVWAFHSETEEELLGLIPSYAKGQPKWSVLKELGVGWWIRSNAVLKTCIEKIAKAAFQQNQDPLDAAIYYLAMKKKNLVWGLFRNKRDERMTSFFANNFTEDRWRKAALKNAYALLGRQRFDHAAAFFLLAGSLRDAIEVCLNKLNDIQLAMVISRLYEDDITSTEFKRLLYEEILGCEEKKTVTDLNRVHPDPFLRSMALWMLKDYSGSLNTLLLTNVGTLHSQYNDESEKPEGATANPNVFNFYVYLRTHPLLIRQYIASTAQDKKKATSVVLSGFSYGTDSNKSQPDKQLTLEDSITPLERQLYFTTAHAHFKAGCPALALEVLSKLPNKVMETNGEDTPSLLNSPNKSRAQNSLIDTGMMSWDAPTQVDKPAESSSAMDWGSSAVDWSQPIIKEPDELELKWDDDEPAEDAESPPLSMDVEKKTEDSKQQSKRADSPKPVGQLDIMAQQLKFVACLKILMEELSTLATGFEVDGGQLRYQLYIWLEREVDALRQLCNYSVNTDGDVSNINEYDGIMGEDVGPYKPGEQLTLHEILLSEKLDFEAKVQRAARRKKWLKANETLLRTMLSYCSLHGASGGGLASVRMELVLLLQELQQEKTQQQLLSPLPFPTTLPLLSASVACNKTVVADPVRHLQSLAYDMLQTLVELRSPPTLSNNGCYYEIFTLRDLTVALSSCIYQSLCDSDTTKNQQPEIFPAIAEVESFSGGHLVASNKITRRYSLDETVTITTPPSKWPGVTNLRALLAREKDEDTPKLNILLCESFVSTYMSLFVYALASCDSHLLFRLVGHHFDNNTWSCLFGGGVKKLVRIASTNRNDSASVVVERTDSISGDIQAAAGGVWNTMTSLTKQRVKLNMKLLGQFTGQTPNIKEDKPTYREQFVSPQMSMVSYFLMKPRIESEYADEIDYDSSDSAVSDLGSSEEEEDVFDTNAKPKSKPKDNTEHLNSNGYSWCVMRLAIVKILKQQLQDFLNVAGIELQELPVSSPLIHAVLGVVAQWEDSLREELDAKGPPPANYILGCTPDPNPSPSKPAIHKYRALLEKENTPFNTRLASAAPVNRLWCYLVRQEAVQDIFIRAVFGKHRSLSAMMENAQSAVDSATRNGSEDKGSDSGTTSLPEPVRIIHKEQDSISAFCLNQVNPGLMALATPREVQEMDISLLLELPSWLEDECEFDIINLNKSVEPEPVQPTSFLVIQTAADRPLLAQNPLPNTPQPQSGIASQSGRGASVILKHKIDGIRRVSAHPLLPLYLTGSQDGSVSLWEWGHQTAVSTPRPAGTFAKVTRVHFSQHGNKFGVADSDGHLSLFQVACREGTARPFFNYQCHSKVTADFVFLGACSLVATAGHGSEGRNVALWDTLLPQNKSLVQGFTCHDQGASSVILAPQHQLLISGGKKGDINIFDVRQRQQRHRFQAHESAIKCLALDPHEEFFVSGAGDGDIKVWALTVHSLLYSFPGEHPRSSFFKNIGQGVTQLHVDSAGRLFSCGADGSMKVRQLPERDCVVHSIY; this comes from the exons atgaatcgCCATCAGATATTGAGTGGAGCCTGCAATGCAGGCGACCGCTGTTATGCTGTCGGCTCTGTTGAAGGAATATCATTTACT GCATATGCGGCAGGCTGTAATATTGTCATACTTGCtagtaattttgaaagagTTCAAATAATACCAGGAgctattcataattatatcaGAATAAGTTGTCTTGATTGTAGTACAGACACTGGAAAAATAGCAGCTGCttatgaaaatcaaatttgtatatttgAACCGACTCCACTTATTCATAGCACTTGCTCACat caACTGGAGTACAGATGGGTTCAAACAGGAACTTTATTAACGGATTCAAACATCACATCGTTGTCATGGAATTTAGAAGGCACTCGATTACTAACTGGTGGGGAGCTTCTGCAGTTGTGGCATCAAAATATTCAACCATTTCAAGAAGAAcaga CAAAAGCAAAAACACAAACGGAAGAAACGACAACAAAAGAAGCCGAACAAAATGTTACGGGAAATTCATCACAAGATC ccGACGGAGTTACATTTTCCATTGGCGGGGAAGCAGAAAGTCCTGGTCCAGGTGATTCAGCGGCTGCTAATGATCCAGGTTCATGGAGTTGTGTTTGGAAATGCCGAACAGCAACGCCGGTTCATCTGATGAGCTTCAGTCCTGATGGTACTTTGTTCGCTACCACTGGACGTGATgataaattagttaaaatatggtttgaaaataaaaatc tttTTCCAATGCGAAGTATGGATCAATTGAGTTACTGTCAGTCGTTGTTACATGACAGCTATAGCTTTGTTTACATAGCTCATCCACGCGCGGTGACACACTTATCGTGGCGGAAGACTAGTAAATATATGCCGAA ggGCTCTGTATCAAATATGCTGGTAACATCATGCCGCGACAACATATGTCGCGTGTGGGCTGAAACAATACCACCCGAGATCGAAGGGCTGGCTAATATGAGCCAATTTGAAGGCTCCGATAGACATGGACACCATGGTAAACATCGTCATCACAGTATGCACAAGCATCGGTTTATGCAACGCCTTAAACACAtgaa gACATGTTTCCATATAAGACGTCATGCTAAACAGCAGCAGCATCAAGCTGGTCATTCCGCGCCAACTCTACCTACCTTACCTTCGACCTACTCCGTTCATGATTtccataataattatcaaggtTTTGGTCACTATCCCGGAATGCACTTTCATTTAGCTGCCAGCATCAACGCTGAAACTG aTATACCACTGGTACCAAGTCTCATTACCGGAGATCCTgacagagaaccaaattttatattacactggttaaataataaagaaatgtACTTTACTATGCAAGCGGAAGGTATTCTTcag GAGCTTACGCGAAAAGTAgtagaaaaagaagaaggCCTACGTAATCATGAAGCAGATCATGCTGAGCATGATTCCGAGGACGAACATACACCAA GCAACATCTTATCGTGTTACGGTTTGGCGCATTCTTTAGAGAAAGGACCGAAGCACCAGTCAAATAAGTCAGGAGTCGGCGGCAGGACGACAAGTCAAGATGAGCACAGCAGTGATGAGCATCACACAGCACATACTGGATCTTCACATCACAGTTTGCCATACAGTGGACACTCTCACCAAAGTCtgag caATACTACCTCGATAAATTCCATAGCTACAGATGCAACATCAACGATAAATCATACACCGGACTCACTGGACACTAAAATAGAAACTTTGCTACGTGACTGGCATCACAATCCTGATCTTTTGTTCTCAATCCATCCGATTGACGGTAGTTTTTTGATATGGCACATCGAGTGGCTTGACGAATATCACCCAGGCTCATTCAGACAAGCTCAGATATCATTTTCTACGCGCATACCCAACGCATTTCCTCTAGGTGATGCCTCGACAATGAGCCACAACGTGTCTATGTATTCACACAACACAGGTGGGCCCCTTCTGAGCATACGAGAAGTGGCCAAGTCGGTTTCAAAACCAGCTGATCATCCTGAAGTTGCTACTCCACTACCTAGTCTTATTGAACAGGATGAAGATCAGTCGACGTTAACTTCAAAAGCTGGACAAGAATTGTTGCAAAATGTCCAAACGTTTGTTACTTCTAAAGACAATGCGAATGCTGGAGAAGATGCTACTGCGGAAGCTGCTAAACAGGGTCAAGATGCCGTTAATGATATGCTAAGACACCCGAGTCCGATGGTATCAATGGTTTCGAAACACTCTAATGGAACTTTGAATCTTTGGCAACTGACGTTTGGTGACAAGACTAAATTTTCCCAAGTATTGAGTATCGGACATGCTTGTCGGGCTTCAGGTCATCGGTTTCGTGTCAATGACATCACTTGTCATCCAGTTTTACCTCTATTGGTAACAACATCTCATCACAATATTCCCGAATTTAATCCCCCGAATCCGGACGATGCAGAAAGTGAGACCATTGgaaatcataataatcaatCTCACAGcaatgatttattatcagCAACTGGTTTTTGCAGTGAATTAATTCTCTGGCGCGTTGATCCAGTCGGTCCATTGTCTAAAAGCGGCGGAGTATCTGAATTAGCGCGTATTAATTCGCTTGAAATTTCAGCATTCAGCAACGTCGCGTGGATTCCCACACTATTACCCAGTACAACTCTAGGAAATCTTTCAAATTCCGCGAGTGCCTGCTTCGTCGCCAGTGACGGTCAATGTTTACGGGTTTACCAGGCAGTTATTGATGCACGGACACTGCTAGCCGAGGTGTCAATCAGCGAGAGAAAAAGCCGGATGATGGATTCCATGGCAAGTTTGTCAACAGACATATCATCAGATGACGGAGTCCGACATTCTATTCacgacagaataaaaatagtttcgCAGCAATCAACTGCACGGCCAGGTTGTATAATTCAACTTGACGCCATCTCCGACGCAACGCATGACTGGCAAAATACGCAATTTCTTCATGTGTTTCAAGAGCAACTCATCACCGGTGAACGTAACGACGAGAAACAACCGGGAGTTGACACATCAGCCAATGACTTAGGACTAATGGAGTCGACTCTCGATGCGATGGTCGATCTCCAGCAGTCAGCAATCTTCGAGGAACCTTTTTACATCGTCGTACTTGAGAGAACGACCAAAGGATCTACTGTGCACATGTGGCGACTAGTCATTGCTTCCCAGCCGGAAACAAATGGACTCACTGGCTCGATGATGTACGTGCCAGATTCCCACTTAGTCCAAGATGAAGACGAAGAAGGCACTCCGGGTCGTCACTCTGAAGGCAGACGATCTCGCAGACAAAGTCAGACAACTGGTGGCAGAAGTAGAAGATCAAGTCAAGCTGACTATGATTCTTCTTTcgctcatcatcatcaccatcatcacaACAGCCATGTCCTcataacaacaacaaaagtTTGTACTCAAGAATTGCCACTTCCTGATGGGGTTGAAGTCGTTCACGCATCGCCAGCCGCCGGACATCTCAGCAGTTCATCAATTTATCCAGCTTGTTTTGCCCCTTATATTATCGTCACCGCGTGTAATGACAGCACTGTACGTTTTTGGAAGTGCAAAGTAACGAAAAATCAAGATGATCAACTGTCATACGAGTGGTGCGAATGGGAAATGTTTAGAAAAGATCAAGAATCAGCAATTGACATCTCAGGAACGCCATTAAATGTCAGTGCTGCTTATAGCGGGCGTATTGCCTGTGCTTATAAATACGGAAAATCATTTACACGTCCAACAAAAGCTGATCCAGACTCACGTTATGTTAATTTATGTGTTGCTATTTATGAATGTGAGAGTACTGGTGGCAGTGAGTGGATACTAGAGGATACCATTcatcttaaaaatattcatttaccTCGTATTCAAGTTGATCAGCATTTAGATTTGAGTTATTTATATGACAGTAGATTTTTACAAAAGAAACAACGTTTAAATCAAGTCTTACAAACACTCAGTCATGAAGATATAAGATCACCGAGAAATGGTGACAGTGAAGCTAAAACTACTGCTGGATTATTGGCAGTGCCGTCATTTAGTACACTGCAGTCATTACgtaaatcaattattgaaaatgGTAATACTTGTCCATTAACTCAGAAACATTTAGTTCAACTTGACTGGGTATCCAAAGAAGACGGTTCTCATATTTTGACAGTAGGCGTTGGTTctaaaataatgttatttacACCAGTGTGCTCGGATCTCGCTCAAGCAAATATGAAAGCTATGAAagaatcgaaaaataataatcgtccAATATTAAGAAAAACTTCATCACTTGCGCAGCCTCAATTCGTTGATGAAATTCGCTGGATGAAGCTGAGGAAAATTCGGCTAACAACTGCCGATGGATTACCACCACTGCCGATGCAAATATCTTGGGTACGTGATGGTATTTTAGTCGTAGGAATGGACTCCGAAATGCATGTTTACTCGCAGTGGAAACCGAACCCGAAAAATGAGTGTCTTCACTCGACTCTGCAGCACCAAGAGTCTGATGAATTTCAGGCATCGCGAAATTTACGTGACGAAGACTTGAGAACTTTAGCACAAGAGACATCACAAAGAAGACTGGCCAATGTATCATCAATACCTCATTTGTCTCGTGTGAGTAGTATTAATTTAACGATGCTAGATATTAAACGTAAGCGCGGACTACAAAGCGACACTGTGACATTTGATTACATGCCGGATTACGGATTATTTGAAGCTTCGCGTATCGCTTGTCCAGTTTTACCTCAGTACCACCCGAAGCAACTTATGGAACTTTTACACTGTGGAAAAATACGTTGGGTAAAAGCCATACTCGCGCATCTGGTGAAGTGTATCGCAACTACCTGCGGTGCTAAACAAGACGATGAAAATTACTCTAAGCAACGGAGCGGGTGGACACGGACACGTACTATGTCTGTTAATTACACGGGAACAAGTTCACCTCTCGAGCAGCGGGGGTCGACAACTCAAATTCCTGAAGAGTTTTTGCTCGATTACGCGGAGATTGTTTTCATAACACCGCTGCCACTTTGGCGTTTGCTGAAAGCTGACAAAGAGTCATCTGCTACGCAGACGCAAGATGAAGATAAGCAGGACTACAATGAACTTTTTGATGGTCACATTGATGAAGAAGAATCTTTGGATGCCATGTTAGAGGAGAGCTATGACAGTTCGCGGCAAATGGATCGCAGATCATCAATTCCTGAGAAACAAAGTGGTGCTCACTTCGGACCACGTGAAGGCCGTCAGTTGTCCCAAATGCTGACGCACTCTCATCTCCCAGGACTGTCTAGTTTGGATCAGATGCATTTACTTGCTCTCGCTGACACTGTATCAACTTGTGACGTCGATTTCGCCGAACGGTTTGCTATCGATGCGGCAAAGACTGCGATAGCCAAAGAAAATCTCACTGGTATTCCAGACAGCGAAAGTGTTTCAACAAATTCCCTTGATGATTGTGGTCTGAGATTTCTTCTCGCAATGAAACACTACAATTATCTTATCCGTTGCCTTCCGCTGTCGCAACGCGCACAATTTCAAAAACAAGGAGTATCAACAAACAATTTAGTGTGGGCATTTCACTCAGAAACAGAAGAAGAATTACTTGGATTGATTCCTTCGTACGCTAAAGGTCAACCCAAGTGGTCAGTTCTCAAAGAACTTGGTGTCGGTTGGTGGATTCGTAGTAATGCTGTTCTCAAAACATGCATTGAAAAAATAGCAAAAGCTGCATTCCAACAAAATCAAGATCCACTTGACGCTGCAATATATTACTTAgcaatgaaaaagaaaaatttagtatGGGGTTTATTTCGTAATAAACGTGATGAACGCATGACTTCTTTCTTTGCTAATAATTTTACAGAAGATCGTTGGCGAAAAGCGGCGTTGAAAAATGCATATGCGCTGTTGGGTAGACAGAGATTCGATCACGCAGCGGCATTCTTTTTACTTGCTGGCTCTCTACGTGATGCAATTGAAGtttgtttgaataaattgaaTGACATTCAGCTTGCGATGGTAATATCGAGACTCTACGAAGACGATATAACTTCGACGGAATTCAAACGTTTGTTGTATGAAGAAATTTTAGGCTGCGAAGAGAAAAAAACAGTCACGGATTTAAATCGTGTGCACCCGGATCCGTTTTTAAGAAGCATGGCGCTCTGGATGTTGAAAGATTACTCGGGATCATTGAATACTCTGCTGCTAACTAATGTAGGGACACTGCACTCACAGTACAATGATGAGTCTGAAAAACCTGAGGGTGCTACTGCTAATCCTaatgtatttaatttctaCGTTTATCTTCGTACACATCCGCTGTTAATTAGACAGTACATTGCATCAACTGCGCAAGACAAAAAGAAAGCAACATCAGTGGTGTTGTCAGGATTTAGCTATGGAActgattcaaataaaagtcAGCCAGACAAACAGCTTACTCTGGAAGACAGTATAACACCTCTGGAAAGACAGTTATACTTTACAACAGCTCATGCTCATTTCAAAGCCGGATGTCCTGCGCTGGCACTTGAGGTCTTGTCGAAATTGCCCAACAAAGTTATGGAAACCAATGGTGAAGACACTCCAAGTCTCTTGAACAGTCCGAATAAATCTCGAGCACAAAACTCGTTGATAGACACAGGTATGATGAGCTGGGATGCTCCAACACAAGTTGATAAACCAGCGGAATCAAGTTCTGCGATGGATTGGGGCAGCTCAGCAGTTGACTGGTCTCAACCAATTATCAAAGAACCTGATGAACTTGAACTCAAGTGGGACGATGATGAACCTGCTGAAGACGCTGAAAGTCCGCCTTTGAGTATGGATGTAGAGAAGAAGACTGAGGATTCGAAGCAGCAGAGTAAAagag cagACTCTCCAAAACCAGTAGGACAATTGGATATAATGGCACAGCAACTGAAATTCGTAgcatgtttaaaaattttgatggaaGAACTTTCGACTCTTGCTACGGGATTCGAAGTCGATGGCGGACAATTGCGGTATCAGTTGTATATTTGGCTAGAACGAGAAGTTGATGCTCTCAGACAGCTTTGTAATTACAGTGTAAATACTGATGGAGATGTGTCcaatattaatgaat ACGATGGTATTATGGGTGAAGATGTTGGACCTTACAAACCCGGCGAACAATTAACGTTGCACGAAATCTTACTGTCTGAAAAATTAGACTTTGAGGCTAAAGTTCAAAGAGCAGCAAGACGAAAAAAATGGTTAAAAGCTAATGAAACACTATTAAGAACGATGTTGTCTTACTGTTCATTACACGGTGCATCTGGAGGTGGATTAGCATCAGTAAGAATGGAATTAGTTTTACTACTTCAAGAACTACAGCAAGAAAAAACCCAACAGCAATTACTAAGTCCTTTACCTTTCCCAACAACTTTGCCGCTTCTGAGTGCAAGTGTCGCTTGTAATAAGACAGTCGTTGCAGATCCAGTAAGACATTTGCAGTCTCTTGCATACGACATGCTTCAAACACTCGTAGAATTACGCAGCCCACCAACTTTAAGTAACAACGGCTGttactatgaaatttttactttgcGTGATTTAACCGTAGCCTTGAGTTCTTGTATCTATCAATCTCTTTGTGATTCCGACACAACCAAAAATCAACAACCAGAAATATTTCCCGCCATTGCCGAAGTCGAATCATTCTCCGGTGGTCATTTAGTTGCGTCAAACAAAATCACGCGTCGTTATTCATTAGATGAAACTGTAACAATAACAACTCCACCGTCCAAGTGGCCTGGAGTAACGAATCTTCGTGCTCTGTTGGCCCGCGAGAAAGACGAAGACACACCAAAGCTAAACATACTTTTATGCGAATCCTTTGTCTCCACATATATGAGTCTATTTGTCTATGCGTTAGCAAGCTGTGACAGTCATTTACTATTCCGTCTTGTGGGTCATCACTTTGACAATAACACGTGGTCATGCTTATTTGGCGgtggtgttaaaaaattagtgcGTATTGCAAGTACTAATCGCAATGACAGTGCATCAGTTGTTGTTGAACGTACTGACAGTATTTCCGGTGATATCCAAGCTGCTGCTGGTGGTGTTTGGAATACAATGACGTCATTGACTAAACAACGTGTGAAAttgaatatgaaattattgGGACAATTCACTGGACAAACGCCGAATATCAAAGAAGACAAACCGACATACCGCGAACAATTTGTATCACCGCAAATGAGTATggtgtcatattttttaatgaagcCAAGAATTGAAAGCGAATATGCTGATGAAATAGACTATGACTCATCGGACTCGGCGGTATCGGATCTTGGGTCAtcggaagaagaagaagatgtGTTTGATACGAATGCTAAACCAAAGAGTAAACCAAAGGACAATACTGagcatttaaattcaaatggtTACAGCTGGTGTGTTATGAGATTGGCTATAGTTAAAATACTTAAGCAACAGCtccaagattttttaaatgttgcgGGTATTGAATTACAAGAATTACCGGTAAGCAGTCCACTGATACACGCGGTATTGGGTGTTGTTGCACAGTGGGAAGATTCACTTAGAGAAGAATTAGATGCCAAGGGACCACCGCCGGCAAATTACATTCTTGGATGTACACCTGACCCCAATCCGTCACCTAGCAAACCCGCTATTCACAAATACCGCGCACTGTTGGAAAAAGAAAACACACCTTTTAATACACGCCTTGCGAGCGCTGCTCCGGTTAATCGGTTGTGGTGTTATCTTGTAAGACAAGAGGCCgttcaagatatttttattcgtgCGGTATTTGGTAAGCATCGTTCACTGTCAGCGATGATGGAAAATGCACAGTCTGCTGTTGATAGTGCAACACGTAATGGCAGTGAAGATAAAGGAAGTGATAGTGGTACGACAAGTCTTCCTGAGCCTGTTAGAATTATTCATAAAGAACAAGATAGTATCAGTGCCTTTTGCCTCAATcag gttAATCCTGGATTAATGGCTTTAGCTACGCCACGAGAAGTACAAGAAATGGATATATCCTTATTATTAGAACTTCCATCGTGGCTTGAAGATGAATgcgaatttgatattattaatttaaataaatctgttGAACCAGAACCTGTTCAGCCAACTAGTTTCTTAGTcatacaa